One Eurosta solidaginis isolate ZX-2024a chromosome 5, ASM4086904v1, whole genome shotgun sequence DNA segment encodes these proteins:
- the LOC137254143 gene encoding uncharacterized protein has translation MYNYVLQEYLDLDHMESADPCEITSNGKVFSFYLPHHAVVKPDKVTTKVRVKSNKTIWNHGILRRMIKAYSEIKIPKNGEKTTTKYKSMLYIPGFSDRLKGSDIYDKENIKIAHKPAYTTNIFYNNMKSKVALLDKNNIVYKITCAGNENDKCNKEYVGTTKNKLKTRISGHRSDIKCRAATNMQKTALAAHCAESGHQPDFEAVSILQTEQNYKKRFTLEIIVYYIEMLHITNTPINKRLNYKIDT, from the exons ATGTACAActatgtgttgcaagaatatctcgaccttgatcacatggaatctgccgacccatgcgaaataacttcgaatggcaaggtcttctcattttacttgccacatcatgcggtagtcaaaccagataaggtcaccaccaaagttcgt gtcaaaagtaataaaacgatttgGAATCATGGAATTCTACGGAGGATGATAAAAGCTTACagtgaaataaaaatacccaaaaacgGAGAAAAAACAACTACAAAGTACAAATCGATGTTATATATACCAGGCTTCTCCGACAGATTAAAAGGTTCCGACATATATGACAAGGAAAACatcaaaattgcacataaaccagcctatacgacgaatattttctacaacaacatgaaaagtaaagtagcattattagacaaaaacaacattgtatacaaaattacatgCGCTGGAAATGAAAACGATAAATGTAACAAAGAGTATGTAGGTACAACTAAGAATAAATTGAAAACGAGGATATCAGGCCACCGATCTGATATAAAATGCAGAGCAGCTACTAACATGCAAAAAactgcacttgcggcccactgtgcagagagcggccatcaaccagatttcgaagcagtgagcatacttcaaacagagcaaaattacaaaaaacgcttcactttagaaatcattgtttactatata gaaatgctccacataacaaacacaccaataaacaagagacttaactataaaatagatacc
- the Prp31 gene encoding U4/U6 small nuclear ribonucleoprotein Prp31: MSLADELLADLEEDNDNEVDELQNMDEDDEAAKALEITEKLLKPQLNLMEVDVQVQSIRDLCKLRDSERLQYVLKQIEQYGNRQRTAAEMLGNVESDPEYQLIVEANAIAVDIDNEISVIHKFAKEKYQKRFPELDSLIVGEIEYLYAVKELGNDLEQVKNNEKLQAILTQATIMIVSVTASTTQGTELTPAEKAQIDEACEMAIDLNNFKSQIYEYVESRMTFIAPNLSMIVGASTAAKLLGIAGGLTKLSKMPACNVQVLGSQKKTLAGFSKTQMLPHTGYVYYSQIVQDTAPDLRRKAARLVAAKAVLAARVDACHESVHGEIGLKFKEDIEKKLDKLQEPPPVKFIKPLSKPIEGSKKKRGGKRVRKMKERYALTEFRKQANRMNFGDIDEDAYQEDLGYTRGTIGKTGTGRIRLPQVDEKTKVRISKTLQKNLQKQQVYGGSTTVKRQISGTASSVAFTPLQGLEIVNPQAAEKSQTELNAKYFSNTSGFISVGKHTT, translated from the exons ATGTCTCTCGCCGATGAACTACTTGCTGATCTCGAGGAGGATAATGACAACGAGGTGGATGAGCTGCAAAAT aTGGATGAAGATGACGAAGCAGCAAAGGCGCTGGAGATCACTGAAAAGTTGCTTAAACCACAGCTAAACCTTATGGAAGTTGATGTGCAAGTGCAATCTATACGTGATCTTTGTAAACTACGTGACTCCGAACGTTTACAGTATGTACTTAAACAAATAGAACAGTACGGCAACAGACAGCGTACAGCGGCAGAAATGCTAGGCAATGTAGAATCCGACCCAGAGTATCAGCTTATAGTTGAAGCAAATGCGATTGCGGTGGACATTGATAATGAGATTT CCGTCATACATAAATTTGCCAAAGAGAAATATCAAAAACGTTTTCCTGAACTAGACTCACTGATTGTTGGTGAAATTGAATATTTGTATGCAGTAAAAGAATTAGGAAATGATCTTGAACAAGTgaagaataatgaaaaattacaGGCCATTCTAACGCAAGCCACAATAATGATTGTGTCCGTGACAGCTTCGACAACACAAGG CACTGAACTAACGCCTGCAGAAAAAGCACAGATTGATGAAGCTTGTGAAATGGCTATTGATTTGAATAATTTTAAATCGCAAATATATGAATATGTAGAAAGTCGCATGACATTCATAGCGCCCAACCTTTCCATGATTGTCGGAGCTTCGACCGCAGCAAAACTGCTAGGTATAGCTGGTGGATTAACAAAACTTTCTAAAATGCCTGCATGCAATGTACAAGTGCTGGGCTCACAGAAAAAGACATTAGCTGG TTTTTCTAAAACACAAATGCTACCGCACACTGGTTATGTTTACTATTCACAGATAGTACAAGATACAGCACCG GATTTACGTCGCAAAGCTGCACGCTTGGTTGCTGCTAAGGCAGTACTTGCTGCACGTGTTGATGCTTGTCATGAAAGTGTGCATGGTGAAATTGGTTTGAAATTTAAGGaagatattgaaaaaaaattggataAGCTGCAAGAGCCGCCACCAGTCAAATTTATCAAACCACTATCCAAACCGATTGAGGGCAGTAAGAAAAAGCGTGGTGGCAAGCGTGTTCGTAAAATGAAGGAGCGTTATGCCTTGACTGAATTCCGTAAACAAGCAAATCGCATGAATTTTGGCGAT atcGATGAGGATGCCTATCAAGAGGATTTGGGCTATACACGTGGCACAATTGGTAAAACTGGCACTGGTCGTATACGTTTGCCTCAAGTAGATGAGAAGACTAAAGTACGTATAAGCAAAACGTTGCAAAAGAATTTACAAAAACAGCAAGTTTATGGTGGCAGCACTACTGTGAAGCGACAAATTTCCGGCACAGCTTCAAGTGTTGCTTTTACACCTTTACAAGGTTTAGAAATTGTTAATCCGCAAGCAGCAGAAAAATCTCAAACAGAATTGAATGCTAAATACTTTTCGAATACATCCGGTTTTATTTCGGTTGGTAAACATACCACGTAA